A genomic segment from Nonomuraea helvata encodes:
- a CDS encoding SPW repeat domain-containing protein produces the protein MKAWSRWQDWVTLIAGIYALLSPIWVASASGAAPSLIVLGILIALTSLASLARPGLVATEWLNTLWGVLLFVAPWVMTYTQERGASWTSWVVGVVTVVLSLTAVPVSRAAHRHVIQH, from the coding sequence ATGAAGGCATGGTCGCGCTGGCAGGACTGGGTGACCCTGATCGCCGGCATCTACGCGCTACTCTCCCCGATCTGGGTCGCGAGCGCCTCGGGCGCCGCGCCGTCCCTGATCGTGCTGGGTATCCTCATCGCGCTCACCTCCCTCGCGTCGCTCGCCAGGCCCGGCCTGGTCGCGACCGAGTGGCTGAACACGCTGTGGGGCGTGCTCCTGTTCGTCGCCCCCTGGGTCATGACCTACACCCAGGAGCGCGGCGCGTCCTGGACGTCCTGGGTCGTGGGCGTCGTCACGGTGGTGCTCAGCCTGACCGCGGTGCCGGTCAGCCGGGCGGCGCACCGCCACGTGATCCAGCACTAG
- a CDS encoding Dyp-type peroxidase yields MPVDLNNAQPLAWDSATLDADTKAMLDNLQPNILRAHVREHLSVLFVRFNDVKEGRAFLRHVATTKMKSARKHLEEVRDFAAKGRRGTPYVGVGISKAGYRDLGHSVEDLRKFGDKVFRDGMKRRIAEVNDPPVEMWERTYQREIHAVIMIGDAEPERVAALREEILGELPESARLLGEETGQGMRNPAGDGIEHFGYVDGRSQPLFVKDEVDKEPKKHWNPAFPLSNVLVPDPFAPNPVRHHGSYLVFRKLEQNVRAFKEIERDLADNLGLAGADRDRAGAMIVGRFRDGTPLTSKAKAGGGPVSNDFTFDDDGEGTKCPFSGHIRKTNPRSFGREVLMARRGQTYGERTDQPWDDSPPETRPSGEVGLLFMAFNGSLVSQFEFTQQSWANNPDFLNPATGHDPVIGQGARDIKVTFPKVWGKPEMSTPQAQVAQTVTMRGGEYFFAPSLAYLRNL; encoded by the coding sequence GCGCGCGCACGTGCGCGAGCACCTGTCCGTGCTGTTCGTCAGGTTCAACGACGTCAAGGAAGGGAGAGCGTTCCTGCGGCACGTCGCGACCACCAAGATGAAGTCGGCGCGCAAGCACCTGGAGGAGGTGCGCGACTTCGCCGCCAAGGGCCGTCGCGGCACGCCGTACGTGGGCGTCGGCATCAGCAAGGCCGGATACCGCGACCTCGGCCACTCGGTCGAGGACCTGCGCAAGTTCGGGGACAAGGTGTTCCGCGACGGCATGAAGCGGCGCATCGCGGAGGTCAACGACCCGCCGGTGGAGATGTGGGAGCGCACGTACCAGCGGGAGATCCACGCCGTCATCATGATCGGCGACGCGGAGCCGGAGCGGGTGGCGGCGCTGCGCGAGGAGATCCTCGGCGAGCTGCCGGAGAGCGCGCGACTGCTCGGCGAGGAGACCGGGCAGGGCATGCGCAACCCCGCCGGTGACGGCATCGAGCACTTCGGGTACGTGGACGGCCGCAGCCAACCGCTGTTCGTGAAGGACGAGGTGGACAAGGAGCCGAAGAAGCACTGGAACCCGGCGTTCCCGCTGAGCAACGTCCTCGTGCCCGACCCCTTCGCGCCGAACCCGGTCCGTCACCACGGCAGCTACCTGGTGTTCAGGAAGCTCGAGCAGAACGTGCGGGCGTTCAAGGAGATCGAGCGGGACCTGGCCGACAACCTCGGCCTGGCCGGCGCCGACCGCGACCGGGCGGGAGCCATGATCGTCGGCCGGTTCAGGGACGGCACTCCCCTGACCAGCAAGGCGAAGGCCGGCGGCGGGCCGGTGAGCAACGACTTCACCTTCGACGACGATGGCGAGGGCACCAAGTGCCCGTTCAGCGGGCACATCAGGAAGACCAACCCGCGCTCGTTCGGGCGAGAGGTGCTCATGGCCCGGCGGGGACAGACGTACGGGGAGCGCACCGACCAGCCGTGGGACGACTCGCCGCCGGAGACGCGGCCGAGCGGTGAGGTGGGGCTGCTCTTCATGGCGTTCAACGGGAGCCTGGTGAGCCAGTTCGAGTTCACGCAGCAGTCGTGGGCGAACAACCCCGACTTCCTCAACCCGGCCACCGGTCACGATCCGGTCATCGGGCAGGGCGCGCGGGACATCAAGGTGACGTTCCCCAAGGTCTGGGGGAAGCCGGAGATGTCCACCCCGCAGGCTCAGGTGGCTCAGACGGTGACGATGAGGGGCGGCGAGTACTTCTTCGCGCCGTCCCTGGCGTACCTGCGCAATCTGTAA
- the nhaA gene encoding Na+/H+ antiporter NhaA, which translates to MLRAFLRTEAGSTSVLLVATVLALLWANSPWAGTYDAFWHTRMGISFGDAAFSLDLRHWVNDGLMTVFFFLIGLEVSYEVRLGQLRDRRLVAVPAVAAFGGMLVPAGVYLLLNAGGPGAGGWGVPIATDTAFVLGVLAVVGARCPDPLRAFLLTLAIVDDVLAIMIIAIFYTAAIDVPALIAAALLLAAIVTLRWLRIWRAPAYIVLGFALWVATLESGIHPTLVGIALGILVFVYAPTDHKLLLAGEAVQEFTSEPSAAAAREATRRVQRAVSVNERLQLRLHPWSSYVIVPVFALANAGVPLDGESLRSALTSPVSIGVALGLVLGKFAGISLGTWLPLRFKWGILPGNLVWGQLLGGAAVSGIGFTVALFIVDLAFSDNPAIHTQAKIGILAGSLLSAAMGWVIFRMAWDRGGVCAPPEAEPAEELPDRLTVPVGPRDHVRGPENAAVTIVEYGDFECPYCGRLHPILDELLEKNPDIRLVFRHFPLPTLHPRATAAAIVSEAAADQGRFWEMHDILYDNQRFLTDADLEHYAAQLDVDAWADVPDHSARIALHQESGRDSGVRGTPTLFLNGMRYQGPLDLHSISRAVEDLRRSP; encoded by the coding sequence ATGTTGCGGGCGTTCCTGAGGACCGAGGCAGGCAGCACGAGCGTGCTGCTGGTCGCCACGGTGCTCGCCCTGCTCTGGGCCAACTCACCGTGGGCCGGCACCTACGACGCGTTCTGGCACACGCGGATGGGGATCTCCTTCGGGGACGCCGCGTTCTCGCTGGACCTGCGGCACTGGGTCAACGACGGCCTCATGACCGTCTTCTTCTTCCTCATCGGGCTCGAGGTCTCGTACGAGGTGCGGCTCGGACAGCTCAGGGACCGGCGGCTCGTCGCCGTCCCCGCGGTCGCGGCGTTCGGCGGGATGCTGGTCCCGGCCGGCGTCTACCTCCTGCTCAACGCCGGCGGCCCCGGCGCGGGCGGGTGGGGCGTGCCGATCGCCACCGACACCGCGTTCGTGCTGGGCGTGCTGGCCGTCGTCGGCGCCCGGTGCCCCGATCCGCTCCGGGCGTTCCTGCTGACGCTGGCCATCGTGGACGACGTGCTGGCGATCATGATCATCGCGATCTTCTACACGGCCGCCATCGACGTGCCCGCGCTCATCGCCGCCGCCCTGCTGCTCGCGGCCATCGTGACCCTGCGGTGGCTGCGGATCTGGCGGGCGCCCGCCTACATCGTGCTGGGGTTCGCGCTCTGGGTGGCCACGCTCGAGAGCGGGATCCACCCGACCCTGGTCGGCATCGCCCTCGGCATCCTGGTCTTCGTCTACGCGCCCACCGACCACAAGCTGCTGCTCGCGGGCGAGGCCGTGCAGGAGTTCACCAGCGAGCCGAGCGCGGCGGCTGCCAGGGAGGCCACGCGGCGGGTCCAGCGCGCCGTCTCCGTGAACGAGCGGCTGCAACTGCGGCTGCATCCGTGGAGCAGCTACGTGATCGTGCCGGTCTTCGCGCTGGCCAACGCCGGGGTGCCGCTCGACGGCGAGAGCCTGCGCTCCGCCCTCACCTCGCCCGTCTCCATCGGTGTCGCGCTCGGCCTGGTGCTGGGCAAGTTCGCCGGGATCTCACTCGGCACGTGGCTGCCGCTGCGGTTCAAGTGGGGGATCCTGCCGGGGAACCTGGTGTGGGGGCAGCTGCTGGGCGGAGCGGCCGTCTCCGGGATCGGGTTCACGGTGGCGCTGTTCATCGTGGACCTGGCCTTCTCCGACAACCCGGCCATCCACACCCAGGCGAAGATCGGCATCCTGGCGGGCTCGCTGCTGTCCGCCGCGATGGGATGGGTGATCTTCCGGATGGCGTGGGATCGGGGCGGGGTGTGCGCGCCGCCCGAGGCCGAGCCCGCCGAGGAGCTGCCCGACCGGCTCACCGTGCCGGTCGGGCCCAGGGACCATGTGCGGGGGCCGGAGAACGCCGCGGTGACGATCGTGGAGTACGGGGACTTCGAGTGTCCGTACTGCGGGCGGCTCCACCCGATCCTGGATGAACTTCTCGAGAAGAATCCCGATATACGGCTGGTCTTCCGGCATTTCCCGCTGCCGACGCTGCACCCGCGGGCCACGGCCGCCGCGATCGTGTCCGAGGCGGCGGCCGACCAGGGCAGGTTCTGGGAGATGCACGACATCCTCTACGACAACCAGCGCTTCCTCACCGACGCCGACCTGGAGCACTACGCCGCCCAGCTGGACGTCGACGCCTGGGCCGACGTGCCGGACCACTCCGCGCGGATCGCTCTCCACCAGGAGTCGGGCCGCGACAGCGGAGTGCGCGGCACCCCCACGCTCTTCCTGAACGGCATGCGCTACCAGGGCCCCCTGGACCTGCATTCGATCAGCAGGGCAGTGGAAGACCTCCGCCGATCCCCGTAA
- a CDS encoding GAP family protein produces MTIGLLLTLAALALVDSTSFGTLGIPVYLLLASERPRLSIYLATLAAFYFLVGVALMLGLSTAMERFGDTLRSGPAYWVQLALGAGLFALSFRFDPKRRAKLGRPERRFEPRVGGPRVMVLLGLSAGALEVATMVPYLAAIGIMTTSELPAEQWVPVLAAYVLVMMLPPLALMGLRGLAGAWLEPKLERLRAWMSRHAASALSWGLAIVGFLLARDAAFYLFFRSP; encoded by the coding sequence ATGACGATCGGACTGCTGCTCACGCTCGCCGCCCTCGCGCTCGTCGACAGCACCAGCTTCGGCACCCTCGGCATCCCCGTGTACCTGCTGCTTGCTTCGGAACGCCCGCGGCTGTCGATCTACCTCGCCACGCTGGCGGCGTTCTACTTCCTGGTGGGAGTCGCGCTCATGCTGGGGCTTTCGACGGCGATGGAGCGCTTCGGGGACACGCTGCGCAGCGGACCGGCGTACTGGGTGCAGCTCGCGCTGGGCGCCGGGCTGTTCGCGCTGAGCTTCCGGTTCGATCCCAAGCGGCGCGCGAAGCTCGGCAGGCCCGAGCGGCGCTTCGAGCCCCGGGTGGGCGGTCCCCGGGTGATGGTGCTGCTGGGGCTGAGCGCCGGAGCCCTGGAGGTGGCCACGATGGTGCCCTACCTCGCCGCGATCGGCATCATGACCACGTCGGAGCTGCCGGCCGAGCAGTGGGTGCCCGTGCTGGCCGCGTACGTGCTCGTCATGATGTTGCCGCCGCTGGCGCTCATGGGGCTGCGCGGCCTGGCGGGAGCCTGGCTGGAGCCGAAGCTGGAGCGCCTGCGAGCCTGGATGAGCAGGCACGCGGCGTCGGCCCTGAGCTGGGGGCTGGCCATCGTCGGTTTCCTGCTGGCCCGGGATGCGGCGTTCTATCTGTTCTTCCGGAGCCCATAG